CTGGGAAAGGTCATCGGAGATCCCCTGTTGAGTACGGTCACGCTTATCGCGAATGTAGAGGGAAAAGGGTTGCTGCCTGAAGATTGGGACACTCAATTATCTGCCATCCTGAGTGACATGACCTATAAAGGATATACTTATAACAGTCTTAGCATAGCCGGTCGATTGGAAAAATCGGTCTTTGACGGCCTGGCTCAATTAAAAGACCCCAATTTAAATTTCACCTATGAAGGCCTCATCTCGCTGGCGGATACGGTGCCCGCTTATCATTTTGTTTTACAGGTGGATACCATTGACTTTAAGGCTCTTGGTTTGTCTGAGGATCCTCTTGGTTTGCACACCCGTATCGCAGTCAATTGTTCCAACCCCAAGGTGGATCAACTGGAAGGCGACCTATTTATTGATTACCTGACCATTTCTGATGCTGCTGTCCGTTATCAAACCGATTCCATAATCGTCAGCAGCCATTTGGACGCCCTTTACGAAAGACAGTTGAAGGTACAAAGTGATTTGTTGTCCTTTGGCCTCACCGGAACATATGAATTGAGCCAGCTTCCCAGGGTAGGCTCCACATGGCTGGACACCTATTTCCTGAATTCCAACCTGCTTTTTCGGGATCGGCCCGATGAAAAGGGCACAGACAGGGATACTTTGCTGCCCTCGCCGACCAATATATCCGCCTATCTGCATCTCAATGATCCAACAGCGTTGACGAGTATTTTTTTACCGGATTTAAAAAAACTGGAGGCCCTGGATTTGACCTTACAGTTTGATAATACCCGTGATATCTGGAACATCCAGGGCGTGGTACCGAATCTGGAATATGCAGGCTACCGGATAAATGGCCTTCATGTAAGTTCCCGGGCCAATGCTGATGGGCTGCAAACCCTCGTTTTTGCCGATAGTTTACATAATGGGGCCGCCAGTTTAATCTCACAACCCCAATTGACCCTGGTGTTACAAAATGACAGTTTACAAACAGACCTGACTTCTTCGGGTCCGGATACGATTTATTCGCACATTGGCGGAAACCTCACCCAGGAAGCTGGAACGCTTGTTTTTCGGTTTAACGAAAAAATACTATTGGACAGGGACGACTGGACCATTGCGGAAGACAATCAAATAAGGTATGACAGGAATCAGCAATGGATCATCAGCAATATGGCGTTCCAAAAACAAAAAGAAAGCATATTTATCGAAGGCCAGGGCGACCTCTCCGACAGCACCAGTCTGATCAATATTTCCTTTGACCATTTCGACCTTAATTACATCGGCATGTTACTGGGGTATCCCGATGGTTATACAGGAGGGATTTTGGATGGGAAGACCACCTTAAGTGATATCCAGGCCAACCTCCATTACCGGGCTGATCTGAATCTACAGGGATGGAAACTGGATACGGTGTTGGTCGGCAACCTCAATTTAAAGGCCACCCAATTGATCAATCAACCACTGATCCATTTGGAAGCCAATCTTGCCGGCGAAGGATCGACTATCCGGGCCAATGGCCAATATGATATTGACCAAAGACAATTTGATGCCGTGGCCGAAGTGGAAAAACTGGAAATGCGTGTCCTCGATCCTTTTGTAAAGGGATTGATCCATGACAGCGAAGGGTATCTGAATGGACAATTCAGCCTCAAAGGAAGTCCGGACCAACCTGTTCTAAACGGTACTTTAGTCCTGAATAACATAAAAACAGTCATTGATTATGTCAATACCACTTATCAAATTGACACGGGGTTCATTATTTTCACGGAGGATGAGATCGATTTTGGAACCCTGCAAATGACCGATGTGACTAATCAGGTATTGACATCCACCGGCAAGGTCAGTCGTCCGGTGGCTATTTTGAGTGGCAAAGTAAGGCATCAGTTTTTCGATCAAATAGCTATGGATTTGCGATTTAAAACCGATCGTTTTCAGTTTCTGAACACCACGGCAAAAGACAATGAGCTTTTTTATGGCACCTTACTTTTAAAAACGGATATATCCATCAACGGCCCGGTAGCCCAACCCGAATTCAACATCAACGCCCGCACCGAACCAGGCACCAAATTTTTTGTAGTGCCATTGACCGAGGAGCAGTCCATTTCTAAGGAAGATTTTATCGTATTTGGCCAACCGGCACCGGATAGTTTGGGCAGGGATACCAATTACGTAAAAAACTATAAGCTGACTTCTCCAGGCATTGATCTGCAACTCAACCTGGAACTGACCCCGGATGCCGAACTCCAGGTTATTATTGATCCGCTTACCGGCGACAAACTGGTGTGCCGCGGCCGTTCTGCCCTCACGGTAGAAATGGATCAGGCCGGAAATGTTTTGCTCAATGGAAATTACAGCATCACAGAAGGTACGTACACCTTTAATTATGAACAGTTGCTAAAAAGAGCATTTAAAATTTCCGAGGGGAGCAGTATTGTGTTTAACGGAGATCCACTAAAGGCGAAGCTCGATATTACCACCCTTTATGAAACCCGGGCCAATCTGACTGACCTGGTCCCTGACTACCCTTCTGCCCTCAATCAACGGGCAAATGTACAGTTGCAAATGAAAATAAAGGGAGACTTAATAAACCCGGTTTTGACCTTTGACATCCTGTTGCCAGGCAATACACAGGGATCCCTGGCGGAGGCCGCCAAAACACGGCTGGATCAAATCCGAAACAATGAAACTGAATTGAATACCCAGGTATTTGGTTTATTATTGTTCAACAGTTTTTTGAGCAGTGCCAATAACAGTGGTTCTGTTTCCAATGCAGGAGAAGCCGTCTTGCTGTCCAGTGTGAGTAAACTAGTCACCAGCCAGCTGAATAACTTTGCCAATAAACTGATCAAAGGAGTTGACCTTACCCTGGGCGTGGAAGCTTATAATCCCGGCGATGATGTCAACATCAATCCCGGCGTATCCACAGAAGTGCAGCTCGGCCTGTCAAAACGCATTTTTAATGACCATTTAGCGATCAAAGTGGGCGGCAATCTCAATGTTGGGGCTTCTGGTGAAGACAGCCAGGTATTGACCGCTTTTACCAGCGACTTCGCATTGGAGTATTCCTTAACCCCTTCAGGCAATTATTTGCTCAGGGTGTATCGCCAAAGCGATTATGATGCCCTGAGCGAAGGCAATGTTACCCGAACGGGAACAGGGATTTCTATCAGGAAAAAATTTAAAAACAAGGAGCGAAAACGAAAAAAATGATGGCCGGTCAAAGATACATACTGCGTCAGAACAATATCATCCTGTCACTGCTTGCTTTGGTGCTTCTGAGTGCCTGCTCCCCAACGCGCCGTTTGGAAAAAGGCTCGAAATTATTCGAGGGAGCAACCGTTACATTTACAAAACCTTCTGCGGTACAAAACAAAAAAAATTTAAAGGAAGAGCTGATTTACCAGGTTCGCCCGAAAGCCAACAGCGCCCTTAAACTGTGGATATTTAACCAATTCAAAGTCCCCAAAAAACAAAAAGGATTAAAATATTGGCTCAAGTATAAAGCAGGAGAAGCCCCGTCCATTTTTGACTATGACCTGTTGAACCGAAGTAAACTGGTTATGGAAAAGTACCTGGGCGATATCGGATATCTTAACGCCAGCGTGACCCTGGATACCATTGATAAAGGAAAAAGTGTACAAGCCGTTTACACTGTTTTCGCGCCGAAAAAATACCGGATCAATGAAATATTTCTGCCGGCAGGAAAGTCGGTTTTGGATACCTTAACCCGTAGGAACCAACAACAATCCTTTTTAAAAAAGGGAAGCATTTATCGCACGGAAAACCTGAACAATGAAAGAACCCGGTTGGTTAATATCGCTACCCGGAATGGTTATTATGGGTTAACACAAAATGATATTTATTATTATGTGGACACCACGCAACAGGATGATCTGGTCAATGTATATTTGGAATGGAAGCCATCCAATGACAAGGAAGATATTAAACAGTCCCGGCTTGGAACGACCACCGTATATGCGACTCATTCCCTGTCAAATGTGCCCGACCAGACCACCGACACCATTGAATACAAGGAGTTGACCATCATAGAAAATTACTATTATTTAAAGAACAAGCTGTTACGACGATCCATAAGCGGCCAGCCAGGTGAGCTGTATAACAGTCAGCAACAACTGGGCAATATCAATTACCTGCAAAATTTAGAGGTTTATAAACTGATCAATTTACGTTATAAACAGAGGACGGTCGACGATCAGCTTTATCTGGATCGCTATTTTTACCTCATGCCTGCCCAGGTGCGGGATTTGCGGTTTGATTTTGAGGCCAATACACGGTCAGGTAGTTATTTTGGCATATCCACTGCTATCAATTATTCCAATAAAAACTGGCTTGGAGGAGCAGAGCGGCTGGATTTGAGTTTTTCCGTTGGAGGAGAAACGCAGGTGGGCAATAGCTCAAAGTTCATCAACACCCTGGTCGTTTCAGCGGCGGCCTCTGTATCCCTTCCCAATTTATTGGTGCCTTTCAAGATAAAGCGATTATACAGGGGCGCTGTGCCACGCACCCGGTTCACCTTGTCGGATGCCTACCAGGTAAGGAATGGTTTTTTTACGACCAACGGGCTCACCGGCGAAGCCATCTATGACTGGCGGTCCAGTAAACAATGGCAGCATTTATTTTCGCCCGTTTCCATTAACCAGACCACCACTTTTAATATCACCGAGGACTTCCAACAAGAACTGGATGCCGATCGGCGACTGAGGGAAAGCTTTGGAAATATCTTAATCCCGGGAGGAAGTTATCAATTCAATCATTCCACCCAGGAACTTAATAAAATACAACCTTATCATTATTGGTCCGGCTCGATTGAATACGCGGGCAATATTCCTTACTTACTATCCAAAGCGGTTAAACCCTCCCAATCTACCTATACCCTTTTTGGAACTCCCTTTGCTCAATTTATAAGGCTCTACTCGGACTTTCGTTATTACCAACAGCGCCGATCACATACCTGGGCCTTTCGGGCAAGCGGAGGACTGATCGCCGCTTACGGAAATACAACGGTTGCCCCTTACTCCAGGCAGTTTTTTATTGGAGGATCCAACAGCCTCCGGGCTTTCCGGTTGCGGGAATTGGGTCCTGGAAGTTATATCAACCCGGTCGCCAATGATAAAAATTATTTTGATCAAACCGGGGATATTAAGATTGAGTTTAATGCGGAATATCGTTTTGATATCGCCTCCTATTTAAAAGGAGCGGCCTTTGTAGATGCCGGCAATATATGGTTGCTTAATGATACCATTGGAGCACAGGCCGAAGGAAAGTTTAACGGCTCAACATTTTACAAGGAGATCGCCGTAGGAACAGGGATTGGTCTGCGCATAGACTTCGAATATTTTGTGATTCGCCTCGATGGAGCTTTCCCCATCCGAAAGCCTGTTTCAGAACAGGGTTTTCAATGGACCTTTAAGGATTTGAAATTTTTAAATGCGGGCTGGCGTTCCGAGAATGTAGTGTTTCATTTGGCTATTGGGTATCCGTTTTGAGTGGTTTTGATTTTACTGCTATTTATTCTATTAAAATGATTATCGTGTAACAAAAATAATCGCTTTAAATAAAATTTCGATTGCCCAGTGCTTATTGAAATTAAATAATGAACCGCCGAATTAAAATTAGGTGCAGAGCACCTTAATCTGTGTTGGCAAACACAGATTAAGGAGATTCAAGGTGCAGCGCACCGCAACCTAAACCTTCGAACATCGAAAGAATGTTGCGGTGCGCTGCACCTTAGATAGATTTTTTAATCTTTTTACAACAAATTTTTCGGTGCTCTGCACCTATTATAATTTTCTGCGGTTATTAAATCAAATTCAATAAGCAAAGGGCGATGGAGGGCCTTTTTAAAATTTGATTCCCAGGAAAAATATGTAAAATTTCCCTATTCAAAAACTATAATGAATCAAATCTCTTCCAACATAACCTTCACCCCGGGTTTCGGCGTCAAAATAACGCGATGATCTGTTTCGAATGGCTGTCCTTTTACCAGTGAAAATCTGAAAGTCTTCAAAATCATAGGGACTATGATCAGCATTTCTATCATGGCTAAATTTTCCCCGAGACATTTTCGGGGTCCCATGCCAAAAGGAAAAAAAGAATAATCGGTCGCGGAAAAAAAATCACGGTTTGGATAAAAAGATTCGGGATTTTCCCAAAAATCGGGATTTCGGTGGGTGGTGTAAGGAGAGGTAATAATCGTTGCTCCGGGTTCGATTTCATAGCCCCCGATTTCATCGGCTTCCACTGCACTTCTCCAAATGGTCCAGCCAGTGGGATGGAGCCGAAGTGCCTCAAACAGGCAGTTAGTCGTTTTTTTAAGCCGGCTCATTTTTTCATAATCAAAACTGCCCTCACCCCAAACCAACTGGCATTCATCGTTGATTTCTTTAATATGTCCGGGATTATGCCCGAGTTCAAAAAACAACCATGCAACAGCGGCAGAGGTCGTCAGATAACCGGCCGGGGTCATGGTTTTAATTTCTTCAACGATCAGCCGGTCAGACAGGCCCTGACCGGTTTCAGGGTTTTTATACTGAAGCAGGAAATCGAGAAGATCCCCGCGTTTGCCGATTTCTTTCCTCCGTTCCTGAACAATGTTCAGGATCAGATTTTCAAGCTTTTTATTGGAAAAATAAAAGGTTAGATTAGCGTAGGTCGGAAGCCATTTGGAAAAGTAAAACGGCACCGGCGCCCCCACGTAATCAATGCCCAATTCTGCCGGTTTGAACACCTGGTCCCGGATTCCGTCTGTGGGATAACCAAACAACACCCTCCAAAGCATATCAAGGGTCAGGTTTTGCATTTCACTGTGCACCTCAACGAATTCACCGGCACGTGCCTTTGCTTTCCATTTTTCAATTAAATGCTCCGTTTGGGACTCAAGGATATGAAAAACATTTTCCAAATATTTTTTTTGAAAAACAGGGCTGATGATTTTCCGCTGCTGCGCCCAAAGGTCCCCTTCAGCCACTACACTTCCATTGCCGAATAACGCCCTGAATCGCCTCGAAACGAAATCCTGTCTGACAAAATTAACGGCATGGTGAGACAACACATATTTCGCATAATCGGGATGGCTCAATAAATACATTGGCCGTACAAACGGGACCTTGCAGCGAACGATCCCTCCATATTTTTTTCGCAAATCGTTGAAAAAATCAGGCGTTGTCTGCTTAACCCCTTTGATAAATTCCATCGTTGTGGGACCGGATGCTTTCAT
This sequence is a window from Lewinellaceae bacterium. Protein-coding genes within it:
- a CDS encoding translocation/assembly module TamB domain-containing protein, which translates into the protein MKVNRIFKIFKYLVIGIVVLLLTLMLLSQVKSVQNAAAQKGVTWLAQKTGSKVGIRDFRWRKLRRLEVNGFYMLDLQGDTLLAMDKLRLVFSPSALWKRKVVISELDLSDGLLRLRSDEQGITNYQFILDAFASDEPPAPGKPWEIDPKVLNLDHIHFDYLDEQTGTQIVSTIDSMATDIDHLDLLNQQIAIRQLALVHPLVHYLFDTPPAPDVLPATPVSEVNFPGWGWRISVKTLGIQNGEFKYRKKNNHQTAPAFDPQNIAIKDFQLDVGAIEIGPAEMGMDLRSLALKDHSGIEVKQLSSQMHFTDKILHLDDFDIHTNDSQVKQSLQLSYPDFNSLVHITSQDSNRNADFQVQWVIKESRIAPKDIHLLLPEVLLPDDSQPITIDADIQGSLAALFIQQLDITQGADLRLAVMGQLNHWLDKERLNFELDLKTLTADYKKMQSVLPKGTLPPALESWGNMQLSALINGRLADFQTQNINLKTESGPQLLCNAHIKGLPDYKTALFEIQIDHLLTHPDQWKGFASDSLPAFVDDLGNMALTGTYAGSLTDFTTDLLLRSDMGQLQVNAAFNFTPDYSNAAYKGDIALKQFDLGKVIGDPLLSTVTLIANVEGKGLLPEDWDTQLSAILSDMTYKGYTYNSLSIAGRLEKSVFDGLAQLKDPNLNFTYEGLISLADTVPAYHFVLQVDTIDFKALGLSEDPLGLHTRIAVNCSNPKVDQLEGDLFIDYLTISDAAVRYQTDSIIVSSHLDALYERQLKVQSDLLSFGLTGTYELSQLPRVGSTWLDTYFLNSNLLFRDRPDEKGTDRDTLLPSPTNISAYLHLNDPTALTSIFLPDLKKLEALDLTLQFDNTRDIWNIQGVVPNLEYAGYRINGLHVSSRANADGLQTLVFADSLHNGAASLISQPQLTLVLQNDSLQTDLTSSGPDTIYSHIGGNLTQEAGTLVFRFNEKILLDRDDWTIAEDNQIRYDRNQQWIISNMAFQKQKESIFIEGQGDLSDSTSLINISFDHFDLNYIGMLLGYPDGYTGGILDGKTTLSDIQANLHYRADLNLQGWKLDTVLVGNLNLKATQLINQPLIHLEANLAGEGSTIRANGQYDIDQRQFDAVAEVEKLEMRVLDPFVKGLIHDSEGYLNGQFSLKGSPDQPVLNGTLVLNNIKTVIDYVNTTYQIDTGFIIFTEDEIDFGTLQMTDVTNQVLTSTGKVSRPVAILSGKVRHQFFDQIAMDLRFKTDRFQFLNTTAKDNELFYGTLLLKTDISINGPVAQPEFNINARTEPGTKFFVVPLTEEQSISKEDFIVFGQPAPDSLGRDTNYVKNYKLTSPGIDLQLNLELTPDAELQVIIDPLTGDKLVCRGRSALTVEMDQAGNVLLNGNYSITEGTYTFNYEQLLKRAFKISEGSSIVFNGDPLKAKLDITTLYETRANLTDLVPDYPSALNQRANVQLQMKIKGDLINPVLTFDILLPGNTQGSLAEAAKTRLDQIRNNETELNTQVFGLLLFNSFLSSANNSGSVSNAGEAVLLSSVSKLVTSQLNNFANKLIKGVDLTLGVEAYNPGDDVNINPGVSTEVQLGLSKRIFNDHLAIKVGGNLNVGASGEDSQVLTAFTSDFALEYSLTPSGNYLLRVYRQSDYDALSEGNVTRTGTGISIRKKFKNKERKRKK
- a CDS encoding BamA/TamA family outer membrane protein — its product is MMAGQRYILRQNNIILSLLALVLLSACSPTRRLEKGSKLFEGATVTFTKPSAVQNKKNLKEELIYQVRPKANSALKLWIFNQFKVPKKQKGLKYWLKYKAGEAPSIFDYDLLNRSKLVMEKYLGDIGYLNASVTLDTIDKGKSVQAVYTVFAPKKYRINEIFLPAGKSVLDTLTRRNQQQSFLKKGSIYRTENLNNERTRLVNIATRNGYYGLTQNDIYYYVDTTQQDDLVNVYLEWKPSNDKEDIKQSRLGTTTVYATHSLSNVPDQTTDTIEYKELTIIENYYYLKNKLLRRSISGQPGELYNSQQQLGNINYLQNLEVYKLINLRYKQRTVDDQLYLDRYFYLMPAQVRDLRFDFEANTRSGSYFGISTAINYSNKNWLGGAERLDLSFSVGGETQVGNSSKFINTLVVSAAASVSLPNLLVPFKIKRLYRGAVPRTRFTLSDAYQVRNGFFTTNGLTGEAIYDWRSSKQWQHLFSPVSINQTTTFNITEDFQQELDADRRLRESFGNILIPGGSYQFNHSTQELNKIQPYHYWSGSIEYAGNIPYLLSKAVKPSQSTYTLFGTPFAQFIRLYSDFRYYQQRRSHTWAFRASGGLIAAYGNTTVAPYSRQFFIGGSNSLRAFRLRELGPGSYINPVANDKNYFDQTGDIKIEFNAEYRFDIASYLKGAAFVDAGNIWLLNDTIGAQAEGKFNGSTFYKEIAVGTGIGLRIDFEYFVIRLDGAFPIRKPVSEQGFQWTFKDLKFLNAGWRSENVVFHLAIGYPF
- a CDS encoding cytochrome P450, with amino-acid sequence MKASGPTTMEFIKGVKQTTPDFFNDLRKKYGGIVRCKVPFVRPMYLLSHPDYAKYVLSHHAVNFVRQDFVSRRFRALFGNGSVVAEGDLWAQQRKIISPVFQKKYLENVFHILESQTEHLIEKWKAKARAGEFVEVHSEMQNLTLDMLWRVLFGYPTDGIRDQVFKPAELGIDYVGAPVPFYFSKWLPTYANLTFYFSNKKLENLILNIVQERRKEIGKRGDLLDFLLQYKNPETGQGLSDRLIVEEIKTMTPAGYLTTSAAVAWLFFELGHNPGHIKEINDECQLVWGEGSFDYEKMSRLKKTTNCLFEALRLHPTGWTIWRSAVEADEIGGYEIEPGATIITSPYTTHRNPDFWENPESFYPNRDFFSATDYSFFPFGMGPRKCLGENLAMIEMLIIVPMILKTFRFSLVKGQPFETDHRVILTPKPGVKVMLEEI